The Streptomyces sp. WZ-12 genome segment CCCCAGCATGAGAACCGTAGGTTGATTCCCTCCCCCCACCCGCGCCGTAGCCTCATTCCCATGAAAGAGATCACGGCACGCATCGCGCGGGTGCCGGGTGTCGTCGGGGTGATGCTCGGGGGCAGCCGCGCACGAGGAACCAACCGCCCCGATTCCGACTGGGACTTGGGGATCTACTACCGAGGCACACTGGACCTCTCCGCGCTGGCGGCACTGGCCGCGGAAGTGACCGGCGACCCCGTCGAGATACATCCGCCGGGCGCCTGGGGGCCCTGGGTCAACGGCGGGGCGTGGCTGGTCCTGCCCGACGGCAGCCATGTCGACTGGATCTTCCGGGACCTCGACCGGGTGCGACGCGTGTGGGAAGACTGCCGCGCCGGCCGCTTCGAGACCGGCATACAGGCAGGGCACCCACTGGGCTTCTGGTCTCCCACCTATCCCGGCGAAGTGGCCCTGGGCCGCGTCCTGGCCGACGACTCCGGGGAGTTGAGCCGCCTCAAGGAGGAGGCCGGGACCTACCCGGAGCCGCTGCGCAAGGCGCTGACGAGCGCCGCCGTCTGGGACGCGGGTTTCTCGGTCGCGATGGCGGCCAAGTCGTCCGCGACCTCGGACGTCCTGCACACTTCCCTGTGCCTCTCCCGTGCGGTGGGTGCGCTCGTCCAGGCCCTACACGCCCACCACGGCGTGTGGTGCCTCAACGAGAAGGGCGCGCTGTCCACGGTGGCCACCCTCCCCCACACACCACCGGACTTCGCCCCGCACGCCATCACGCTCCTCGGCGAACTCGGCCGCACCAGCGACCAGTTGCGCCACTCGCTCGCTCTAGCCGAGCGCCTGGTGGCCGAAGTGCGGGAGGTGGTCGTAGCGCGGGCATGACGGGATGGCGGGTGCATGACGGCACGGCAGGTGCGGCGCAGCCCTGGGGGCGTGTGACGGCACTGCGGGCGCGTGGCCGCACAGCCGGTGGGCGTGGCCACACAGCCGGCATGCCACGGCATGACCGGGCATGTGACGGCACGGCCGGCGTTGCTGATACAGGGGCATGGCCGATCCGATCGGCGTACCCGATAGAGCCGATGCGGGGGACGGCTGCGCGGGGTGGGGTGGGAGGGGGTGGGGGCGGGGGCGGGGCGGGAGAGGGGGGTGGGAGGAGGGCGGGGGGCGGGGGCGAGGGGGTGTGAGGCCCCAGGGTCTCGTCTCGGGCCGCGCTCCCGCCCAGATCAGCTGGTCCGTGCCACACATGCGGACCGGCCCACGTCGACGGACCAACCCAGACCGGCAGACCGGTCCAGACCAACAGGCCGGCCCGCATCGGCGGACCAGTCCAGGTCGGCGGACCGGCCCAGCTCGGCAGACCCGCCCACGGCAAACCAGTCCAGACCGACAGACCAGTCCAGACCGACAGACCAGTCCAGACCGACAGACCAGTCCAGACCGGCGGCCCGGTCTGGACTGGTGAACCGGTCCGGATTGGTGAGCCGGTCCGTCGATGTGGGCGGTCCAGTGGTGGGTCAGGCGAAAGCCTCCGTGGGGAAAAGGCCGTCGGTGGTGCTTTCGAAGGCGAGGAGGCGGCGCTTGCGGTCGAGGCCGCCGCCGTAGCCGGTGAGGCTGCCGTTGGCGCCGACGACGCGGTGGCAGGGGACGACGATGCTGATCGGGTTGCGGCCGTTGGCGAGGCCGACGGCGCGGGACGCGGTCGGGTTGCCGAGCCGTTCGGCGAGTTGGCCGTAGGAGACGGTCCGGCCGTACGGGATGGTGCACAGGGCGGCCCAGACGCGGCGTTGGAACGGGGTGCCGTGCAGGGCGAGCGGCAGGTCGAAGGTGGTCAACTCGCCCCGGAAGTAGGCGTGGAGTTGGGCAATGGTCTCGGCGAAGGGCGGTTCGGTGGGGTCGGCCGGGGTGCCGAAGGTCTCTTGGGGCGGGCGGTGGCGCTGGTCGGTCATGTAGAGGCCGCTGAGGGCGGTGCCGTCGGCGACGAGGGTGAGCGGGCCGACGGGGGTGTCGTCGAGGACGATGTGGGTGATGGGACCAGTGGGTTTCGTAGCGCTGGTAGGGGATGTGGGACCGGTGGGTGTTGTGGTGTTGGAGGTGGGGGTGGGCATGGTGGGGCTCAATTCGTCGGGAGGTAGTTGATGGGGTGGTCGCCGGTGGCCCAGAGGTACTGGACGGCGTAGGCGCGCCAGGGGCGCCAGCGGGCGGAGTGGCGGATCAGGGCGGCGGGCGTCGCGGGCATGCCGAGGTCGGCGGCGGCGCGGCGGAGGCCGAGGTCGGTGGGGGTGAAGGCATCGGGGTCGCCCAGGGCGCGCATGGCGATGGATT includes the following:
- a CDS encoding nucleotidyltransferase domain-containing protein, giving the protein MKEITARIARVPGVVGVMLGGSRARGTNRPDSDWDLGIYYRGTLDLSALAALAAEVTGDPVEIHPPGAWGPWVNGGAWLVLPDGSHVDWIFRDLDRVRRVWEDCRAGRFETGIQAGHPLGFWSPTYPGEVALGRVLADDSGELSRLKEEAGTYPEPLRKALTSAAVWDAGFSVAMAAKSSATSDVLHTSLCLSRAVGALVQALHAHHGVWCLNEKGALSTVATLPHTPPDFAPHAITLLGELGRTSDQLRHSLALAERLVAEVREVVVARA
- a CDS encoding methylated-DNA--[protein]-cysteine S-methyltransferase encodes the protein MPTPTSNTTTPTGPTSPTSATKPTGPITHIVLDDTPVGPLTLVADGTALSGLYMTDQRHRPPQETFGTPADPTEPPFAETIAQLHAYFRGELTTFDLPLALHGTPFQRRVWAALCTIPYGRTVSYGQLAERLGNPTASRAVGLANGRNPISIVVPCHRVVGANGSLTGYGGGLDRKRRLLAFESTTDGLFPTEAFA